One Natrinema marinum genomic window carries:
- a CDS encoding mandelate racemase/muconate lactonizing enzyme family protein, translating into MSPTDDLSLEYRSFSLELAEPLETADGTIESRDGFLVRLIDEEAADAGGPHDEAVGYGEATPLQGWTESGADCEDALERARDALESGGPSEALEAVDRQVAARHGLALALADLQASREATPLYRYLGQGPMVGRVPVNATIGDGSTTDTVRAARSAVDRGFDCCKLKAGLRSVEEDVERVRRVREAVGSGVELRVDANEAWTYEEAECALERFADHGVSILEQPLPAGALEGHADLRAQSRGVDIALDEGLLEHGVDAICEADAADVVVLKPMALGGIDVARKVAAWLTELEVTPLVTTTIDGVVARTGAVHLAAAIPNVPACGLATGDLLATDLGRDPVLLEKGSAVVPQAKGLGVSDVWEER; encoded by the coding sequence ATGAGTCCGACCGACGACCTCTCGCTGGAGTATCGGTCGTTCTCGCTGGAACTCGCGGAGCCCCTCGAGACGGCCGACGGAACGATCGAGTCCCGCGACGGTTTCCTCGTTCGGCTGATCGACGAGGAGGCCGCGGATGCGGGCGGGCCCCACGACGAGGCCGTCGGCTACGGCGAGGCGACGCCGCTACAGGGCTGGACGGAATCGGGCGCTGACTGCGAGGACGCCCTCGAGCGCGCCCGGGACGCGCTCGAATCGGGTGGGCCGAGCGAGGCGCTCGAGGCCGTCGATCGCCAGGTCGCAGCCAGACACGGACTCGCGCTGGCGCTCGCGGACCTGCAGGCGAGCCGCGAGGCGACGCCGCTGTACCGCTATCTCGGGCAGGGCCCGATGGTCGGCCGCGTGCCGGTCAACGCGACGATCGGCGACGGCTCGACGACCGACACCGTCCGCGCGGCGCGTAGCGCGGTCGATCGAGGCTTCGACTGCTGTAAGCTCAAGGCGGGTCTCCGGAGCGTCGAGGAAGACGTCGAACGCGTCCGGCGCGTCCGCGAGGCCGTCGGCTCCGGCGTCGAACTCCGGGTCGACGCCAACGAAGCGTGGACCTACGAGGAAGCCGAGTGCGCGCTCGAGCGCTTCGCCGACCACGGCGTCTCGATCCTCGAGCAGCCGCTTCCCGCGGGGGCGCTCGAGGGTCACGCCGATCTCCGGGCGCAGAGCCGCGGCGTCGACATCGCGCTCGACGAGGGGCTGTTAGAGCACGGCGTCGACGCGATCTGTGAGGCCGACGCGGCGGATGTCGTGGTCCTCAAACCGATGGCGTTGGGCGGGATCGACGTCGCTCGCAAGGTCGCCGCGTGGCTGACCGAACTCGAGGTTACGCCGCTGGTGACGACGACCATCGACGGCGTCGTCGCCCGGACCGGCGCGGTCCACCTCGCGGCGGCGATTCCGAACGTGCCGGCCTGCGGGCTCGCGACGGGCGACCTCCTCGCGACGGATCTCGGGCGAGATCCCGTCTTGCTCGAGAAGGGGTCCGCGGTCGTGCCACAGGCGAAGGGACTGGGCGTCTCGGACGTGTGGGAGGAGCGATGA
- a CDS encoding 1,4-dihydroxy-2-naphthoate polyprenyltransferase produces MSSAEVEISRTKAWLMAARPQTLPAAAAPVIVGTGLAVHEGVFAPLPAVMAFVGAALIQIGTNFANDYYDAVKGADTDDREGFTRVTQSGLISPEQVKLATLVTFALAILTGTYLVYVGGVPILVVGLVSVFCGWAYTGGPYPLGYHGLGDLFVFVFFGLIAVTGTYYVQAAAVLAEPLSTTIPAGTVTREAIAASLPVAGLSTAILVVNNVRDKETDAEAGKRTLAVRLGYRASRLEFTALFALAYVVPLWFWLGADFGLGVLLPLVTLPYAAMIARTIWTRTDGEALNPALEQTGKLLAVYALCFAGGLVVL; encoded by the coding sequence ATGAGTTCGGCCGAGGTCGAAATCTCACGGACGAAGGCGTGGCTGATGGCGGCCCGCCCGCAGACCTTGCCCGCGGCCGCGGCTCCGGTGATCGTGGGGACGGGGCTCGCGGTCCACGAGGGGGTGTTCGCGCCGTTGCCGGCGGTGATGGCGTTCGTGGGTGCTGCGCTGATCCAGATCGGGACGAATTTCGCGAACGACTACTACGACGCGGTCAAAGGAGCCGACACGGACGACCGCGAGGGGTTCACTCGCGTCACCCAGTCGGGACTCATCTCGCCCGAGCAGGTCAAGCTCGCGACGCTGGTGACGTTCGCCCTGGCGATCCTCACCGGGACCTACCTCGTCTACGTCGGAGGCGTTCCGATCCTGGTCGTCGGGCTGGTGAGCGTCTTCTGCGGGTGGGCCTACACCGGCGGCCCCTATCCGCTGGGCTATCACGGGCTAGGCGACCTCTTCGTGTTCGTCTTCTTCGGACTCATCGCCGTGACCGGGACCTACTACGTGCAGGCGGCGGCCGTCCTCGCTGAGCCGCTGTCGACGACGATCCCGGCGGGGACGGTCACGCGCGAGGCGATCGCCGCGAGTCTCCCCGTCGCCGGGCTCTCGACGGCCATCCTCGTCGTGAACAACGTCCGCGACAAAGAGACCGACGCCGAGGCGGGCAAACGCACGCTCGCGGTCCGGCTCGGCTACCGGGCGAGTCGCCTCGAGTTCACCGCTCTGTTCGCGCTCGCCTACGTCGTTCCGCTCTGGTTCTGGCTCGGCGCGGACTTCGGCCTCGGCGTCTTGCTCCCGCTCGTCACTCTCCCCTACGCCGCGATGATCGCACGGACGATCTGGACGCGGACCGACGGCGAGGCGCTCAATCCGGCGCTCGAGCAGACTGGCAAGCTGCTTGCGGTCTACGCCCTCTGTTTCGCCGGGGGGCTGGTGGTGCTATGA